The Verrucomicrobiia bacterium genome has a window encoding:
- a CDS encoding nitrate reductase cytochrome c-type subunit, with translation MHTPNHAPRKRATWIGGVALVTIAVSGYFMGLRQTSSALKAPEPKSTITSDSLRRSALETNDVPIASGYVKQDWIRQGHNAGWTNHLARLVQTAASNSTNFFASESDRALALQERSLRRAYNGAPPVVPHPIQQDSSAGCLACHESGLAIKDRVAPRISHPHYASCTQCHVPAGGTQLPVQNAALREPLALNRFGGAPEPGRGERAWIFAPPAIPHSTLMRTDCLSCHGATGRFALRTPHPERHSCMQCHVPSANLDQRRFTESPFPRTN, from the coding sequence ATGCATACGCCGAATCACGCGCCTCGGAAACGCGCCACATGGATTGGGGGCGTTGCGTTGGTCACCATTGCAGTGAGCGGTTACTTCATGGGCCTTCGACAAACCAGTTCCGCTTTGAAAGCCCCGGAACCGAAGTCCACGATTACATCGGATTCCCTGCGCCGCTCGGCGCTCGAAACGAATGACGTTCCGATTGCGTCGGGCTACGTAAAGCAGGACTGGATTCGGCAGGGCCATAACGCGGGCTGGACGAATCATCTCGCGCGGCTGGTGCAAACGGCGGCATCGAATTCAACGAACTTCTTTGCTTCCGAATCCGATCGAGCCTTGGCGTTGCAGGAGAGGTCGCTGCGACGCGCTTACAACGGCGCGCCTCCTGTTGTTCCGCATCCGATTCAGCAGGATTCCTCGGCCGGATGCCTCGCCTGTCATGAATCGGGTTTGGCGATCAAGGACCGCGTGGCCCCGCGCATCAGTCATCCGCATTACGCGAGCTGCACGCAATGCCATGTTCCTGCTGGCGGCACACAACTGCCGGTGCAAAACGCGGCACTGCGTGAGCCACTGGCGCTGAATCGATTCGGCGGTGCTCCTGAACCTGGCCGGGGCGAACGCGCGTGGATATTCGCACCACCGGCCATTCCGCATTCGACCCTCATGCGCACCGACTGCCTGAGTTGTCATGGCGCAACGGGCCGATTTGCCTTGCGAACGCCGCATCCCGAACGCCACTCCTGCATGCAATGCCACGTGCCGTCGGCGAACCTCGACCAGCGTCGATTCACTGAATCACCGTTTCCACGCACGAACTAG
- a CDS encoding MOSC domain-containing protein, whose product MEALVAPLPHLQFGERALRVLENVRIEHLFVSAGHNFFGHHGQPAANHPMLALNQIECVAHRGIRGDRFFDFKENYKGQITFFEMETFDALQRELSLPEARPDATRRNVFVRGLDLRELIGVEFELNGIRFAGVEECRPCYWMNTAIARGAEAWLRGRGGLRCRILSSGMLQAL is encoded by the coding sequence ATGGAAGCCCTGGTTGCACCGCTGCCTCACTTGCAGTTTGGAGAAAGAGCCCTGCGCGTGCTGGAAAACGTTCGAATCGAGCACCTGTTCGTATCTGCCGGTCACAATTTCTTCGGCCACCATGGGCAACCCGCGGCCAATCATCCCATGCTGGCTCTGAACCAGATCGAATGTGTTGCGCATCGTGGAATTCGCGGTGATCGGTTTTTCGACTTCAAGGAAAACTACAAGGGACAGATAACCTTCTTCGAAATGGAAACCTTTGATGCTCTTCAGCGGGAACTCTCTTTGCCTGAGGCTCGACCAGATGCGACCCGGCGGAACGTGTTCGTTCGTGGATTGGATTTGCGCGAATTGATCGGCGTGGAATTTGAGTTGAACGGGATTCGCTTTGCCGGCGTGGAGGAATGCCGTCCGTGTTATTGGATGAACACCGCGATCGCACGGGGAGCTGAGGCGTGGTTGCGCGGACGCGGCGGCCTGCGCTGCCGGATTCTCAGCAGCGGGATGTTGCAAGCCCTATAA
- a CDS encoding FtsK/SpoIIIE domain-containing protein produces MSKLPGTNETLALIDQLVAAMQEFAAREQRLLAEFRTRTAADQHAFTTAREAELARRSQMLAQAELNSQHAMEGLQQRFEQRKARINRGHMESRRRALDAIHEVEGRRKYKVQEGTLNAEKRRDAELAALAADDAAFNGRLIEAQQWLAQLATSTRFAFSGYGKITRMLSREHPVPSVAAASPDEMLEKAAQAHADASRRLEDLSSAALPKWFRFFPAGVSAFLFIAGVVMLSPVAAQLPAGGPWRAIGIGLVAAGILLLLGRLTATSKINPTAKMLASDLATIQQLLSAAAAQAHARSAQEQARIHAEFEAAKQALNQEWKKAVKEGIDLLGERPRRIDEQAQRVTQKNEAVFQRRLQRIELEHPAHIERLEREGEEARLGLEADHQAREAQREADRHAKFSALAGEWKQHVWPIFETLSRNAAEAQQLFPSWQDDSWAQWDPPNHFINAARFGELHLAIPQLTDRVPQDSRLAPPAENLAVPLLLTYPDAGSLLVRTTGDAAPARTLINSIIFRLLAATPPGKLSFTIFDPVGLGQSFAGLMHLADYEESHINSRIWTQSNHLEEKLAELNEHMEKVIQMYLRNEYPTITEYNAQAGSIAEKYHFLVIADFPVNFSDTALRRLINIVSNGARCGVYTLIHWDQRQPLPQGFVADELRKNSVELVAADGGFAIAGTKRPGTRLVLDEPPPAEVATRFLHQVGESGRGSNRVEVPFSHVAPPEPEIWSRETAEELRVAIGRSGATKLQWLEIGRGTRQHALIAGKTGSGKSTLFHIIITNLALWCRPEEVEFYLVDFKKGVEFKGYATHRLPHARVVAIESDRQFGLSVLQRVDDELRRRGDLFRTLGVQDLAGYRRSGGKEPMPRSLLLIDEFQEFFTEEDRVSQGAAVLLDRIVRQGRAFGIHVILGSQTLGGAYTLARATLGQMVIRIALMCNEADAYLIMDQDNPAPRLLSRPGEGIYNDAAGAIDGNSPFQAVWLSEEERERYLIMVRERAARDAVKHPGPFVFEGNAAADIRDNILLQRALELPPAAAPASARVWLGAPNSIKGPTEAVFQRQSGSHLLIVGQSEESTSIMLGTSLIALAAQYPAGDVRFVVLESPGQGSGAAGDFLDRAAQMLSADVQRVRPGELAGAMKRLAEEFKAREESSAGPDTYVLIQGLQNFRKLRPEDEFGFSSSTDDAVQPAAVLQSLITEGSARGIHIIASCDTYNNVSRYIGRKTLSEFSMRVLFQMSASDSAALIDEPDAGTLGMHRALFYNDREGYLETFRPYALPDPAWLAGARAFRPLQR; encoded by the coding sequence GTGAGTAAGCTTCCAGGCACAAATGAAACGCTGGCGCTGATCGACCAGCTGGTGGCTGCGATGCAGGAATTCGCCGCGCGCGAGCAACGCCTCCTCGCAGAGTTCCGCACGCGCACAGCGGCTGACCAGCATGCGTTCACTACCGCGCGCGAGGCCGAATTGGCGCGTCGGAGCCAGATGCTAGCGCAGGCGGAGTTGAACTCGCAGCATGCAATGGAAGGATTGCAGCAGCGCTTTGAACAACGGAAGGCCCGGATCAACCGGGGCCACATGGAAAGCCGTCGCCGGGCTCTGGATGCCATTCATGAAGTGGAAGGGCGCCGGAAATACAAAGTGCAGGAAGGCACCCTGAATGCCGAGAAACGGCGGGATGCTGAACTCGCCGCGCTCGCAGCAGACGACGCGGCATTTAACGGCCGGCTCATCGAAGCCCAGCAATGGCTCGCGCAACTGGCCACGTCGACTCGATTTGCCTTCAGCGGCTACGGGAAGATTACCCGCATGCTGTCGCGCGAACATCCCGTCCCATCTGTCGCCGCCGCCTCGCCCGATGAAATGCTCGAAAAGGCGGCTCAAGCGCACGCGGATGCGTCACGGCGCCTGGAGGATTTGAGCTCGGCCGCTCTGCCGAAATGGTTTCGCTTCTTTCCTGCCGGCGTGTCCGCATTCCTGTTCATCGCAGGTGTTGTGATGCTTTCGCCTGTTGCAGCCCAATTGCCTGCGGGCGGTCCATGGCGGGCAATCGGGATTGGCCTTGTGGCCGCCGGGATTCTGCTGTTGCTCGGGCGCTTGACGGCGACGAGTAAAATCAATCCGACCGCCAAGATGCTGGCGTCCGATCTCGCGACGATCCAGCAATTGCTAAGCGCGGCCGCTGCCCAGGCGCACGCGCGCAGCGCGCAGGAGCAAGCGCGCATACATGCAGAGTTCGAGGCGGCGAAGCAGGCATTGAATCAGGAATGGAAAAAAGCGGTCAAGGAAGGCATCGACCTGCTCGGAGAGCGCCCCCGCCGCATTGATGAACAAGCTCAACGTGTCACGCAAAAGAATGAGGCGGTTTTTCAACGCAGGCTGCAGCGGATTGAATTGGAGCATCCGGCGCACATTGAACGGCTTGAACGTGAGGGCGAGGAAGCCAGGCTAGGGCTCGAGGCGGATCATCAGGCCCGCGAAGCGCAACGCGAAGCGGATCGGCACGCGAAATTCTCGGCGCTGGCTGGCGAATGGAAACAGCATGTCTGGCCCATCTTCGAGACGCTCTCCCGGAATGCCGCGGAGGCGCAGCAACTGTTTCCCAGCTGGCAGGATGATTCCTGGGCTCAGTGGGATCCCCCCAACCATTTTATCAATGCGGCGCGATTCGGTGAGTTGCACCTGGCAATTCCACAGTTGACGGATCGTGTGCCCCAGGATTCGCGGCTTGCACCCCCTGCCGAAAATCTGGCTGTGCCGCTGTTGCTGACTTACCCCGATGCGGGATCGTTGCTGGTCAGGACCACGGGGGATGCCGCGCCGGCGCGCACGCTCATCAACAGCATTATTTTCCGGCTGCTGGCTGCCACTCCTCCCGGCAAATTGAGCTTCACAATTTTCGATCCCGTTGGACTCGGCCAGAGTTTCGCGGGGCTTATGCACCTGGCCGACTACGAGGAAAGCCACATCAACAGCCGCATCTGGACCCAATCCAATCACCTCGAGGAAAAACTGGCTGAATTGAACGAGCACATGGAGAAGGTCATCCAGATGTACCTTCGCAATGAATATCCGACGATCACCGAATACAACGCGCAGGCCGGCAGCATCGCTGAGAAATATCATTTCCTGGTCATCGCGGATTTTCCCGTCAACTTCAGCGACACCGCGCTGCGGCGCCTGATCAACATCGTGAGCAATGGCGCACGGTGCGGGGTTTACACGCTCATCCATTGGGACCAGCGCCAGCCGCTGCCGCAGGGGTTTGTGGCCGATGAGCTGCGGAAGAACAGCGTCGAATTGGTCGCAGCCGATGGGGGATTTGCGATCGCGGGAACCAAACGCCCTGGAACGCGCCTCGTGCTCGATGAACCTCCTCCGGCGGAAGTCGCCACGCGTTTTCTGCATCAGGTGGGAGAAAGCGGGCGTGGATCGAATCGAGTTGAGGTTCCTTTCTCGCACGTTGCCCCGCCGGAACCGGAAATCTGGAGCCGCGAGACCGCGGAGGAATTGCGTGTCGCAATCGGACGTTCAGGCGCGACGAAGCTGCAATGGCTGGAGATCGGCCGCGGCACGCGCCAGCACGCGTTGATCGCGGGCAAGACGGGCTCAGGCAAATCGACGCTGTTTCATATCATCATTACCAACCTGGCGCTGTGGTGCCGGCCGGAAGAGGTCGAGTTTTATCTCGTTGATTTCAAAAAAGGCGTTGAATTCAAGGGATACGCAACGCATCGCCTGCCGCATGCGCGCGTCGTGGCCATCGAGAGTGACCGCCAGTTTGGATTGAGTGTGCTGCAGCGGGTCGACGACGAATTACGGCGGCGGGGTGATCTGTTTCGCACGCTTGGGGTGCAGGATCTGGCGGGTTACAGGCGCAGTGGTGGCAAGGAGCCGATGCCGCGGTCGCTGCTGCTGATCGATGAGTTCCAGGAATTTTTCACGGAGGAGGATCGCGTTTCGCAGGGAGCGGCGGTGTTGCTGGATCGGATCGTGCGCCAGGGCCGTGCCTTTGGCATTCACGTGATTCTCGGTTCGCAAACGCTGGGCGGCGCCTACACGCTTGCGCGCGCAACTCTCGGACAAATGGTGATCCGCATCGCACTCATGTGCAATGAAGCCGACGCTTATTTGATCATGGACCAGGACAATCCTGCGCCCCGGCTGTTGTCGCGTCCCGGCGAAGGAATCTACAACGACGCCGCAGGAGCGATTGATGGCAACAGCCCGTTCCAGGCGGTGTGGCTCTCGGAAGAGGAGCGGGAACGTTACCTGATCATGGTGCGGGAGCGCGCCGCGCGGGACGCCGTCAAGCATCCCGGCCCCTTCGTGTTCGAAGGGAATGCGGCCGCTGACATCCGCGACAACATTCTGCTGCAGCGCGCACTGGAGCTGCCGCCCGCGGCTGCGCCTGCTTCCGCGCGGGTGTGGCTCGGTGCGCCGAATTCCATCAAAGGCCCAACTGAGGCTGTGTTCCAACGACAAAGCGGCAGCCATTTGCTGATTGTGGGACAAAGCGAGGAAAGCACATCAATCATGCTGGGGACCAGTTTGATCGCGCTGGCGGCGCAGTATCCCGCCGGTGACGTTCGGTTTGTGGTCCTCGAAAGTCCGGGGCAAGGCTCAGGTGCAGCAGGCGATTTTCTGGATCGAGCGGCACAGATGCTTTCGGCCGACGTTCAGCGGGTGCGGCCGGGCGAGCTTGCCGGCGCCATGAAGCGCCTCGCCGAAGAATTCAAAGCGCGGGAGGAATCGTCGGCGGGACCTGACACCTACGTGTTGATCCAGGGATTGCAGAATTTCCGCAAACTGCGGCCGGAGGATGAGTTCGGTTTTTCGTCCAGCACCGATGATGCGGTGCAGCCGGCGGCCGTGCTGCAAAGCCTGATTACGGAAGGTTCCGCCCGCGGTATTCATATCATCGCGAGCTGCGACACCTACAACAACGTGAGCCGTTACATTGGGCGGAAAACGCTCAGCGAATTTTCGATGCGTGTATTGTTCCAGATGAGCGCAAGCGATTCGGCGGCGCTGATTGATGAGCCCGACGCGGGAACCCTTGGAATGCATCGCGCGTTGTTTTACAACGATCGCGAGGGATACCTCGAAACATTCCGGCCTTATGCACTGCCCGATCCTGCCTGGCTTGCCGGAGCGCGTGCCTTCAGGCCGCTTCAGCGTTGA
- a CDS encoding WXG100 family type VII secretion target, whose translation MAQAMMDPEKVRRFADDLQRFNSDLEGRLTLLQARFTALGDSWQDQEHEKFSEEFRQTMKALKKFVELSKAHTPYLLRKAQRIEEYLNQR comes from the coding sequence ATGGCTCAGGCGATGATGGATCCGGAAAAGGTCCGGCGGTTTGCCGATGACCTTCAGCGGTTCAACAGCGATTTGGAAGGCCGGCTGACATTGCTGCAGGCGCGTTTCACCGCGCTCGGCGACAGCTGGCAGGACCAGGAACACGAAAAGTTCTCGGAGGAATTTCGGCAGACGATGAAGGCGTTGAAAAAATTCGTGGAACTGTCAAAGGCCCACACCCCCTACCTTCTCCGCAAGGCACAGCGCATTGAGGAGTACTTGAACCAGCGTTAA
- a CDS encoding autotransporter-associated beta strand repeat-containing protein, whose product MDQPFPIARTYLHFILVLACCGPAAAQRQMEALDRGLIAISTGANSVYVGWRLLGDDPDAIAFNVYRVANGLTNLVNTGGAIVNSCNFVDASANLSVANTYFVRALTNGVMSPPSAGHTLPAQSPTQQYLQIPLSIPAGGTSPDGSQYVYHANDASAGDVDGDGQYGIFLKWDPSNSKDNSQSGFTGNTLLDCYRLNGALLWRIDLGPNIRAGAHYTHFMVFDFDGDGRAELMCRTAPGTRDGAGNYVAGAANWQNANGARPPFNNTDDYRYSNPNGSANGYVLAGPEFLTVFEGSTGQELASAGYYPKRDPDNNNDNPTASRINAVWGDSYGNRLDRFLAGVAYLDGKQPSGIFCRGYYTRAVIAAWDWRDGRLSRRWVFDSNTGGSGNLAYRGQGAHSLTVGDVDGDGKDEIVYGAAAIDDNGQGLYSTGLGHGDALHLSDMNPNRPGQEIWMVHEDPGSYGPYGGDFRDARTGAILFGVSGQNSDVGRGIAMDIDPRQPGYEAWASRGGLMSSTGVQISGSRPGQMNFALWWDADLTRELLDGTTISKWNWNSSSTSSQLSPGGLASVNSTKSNPCLSADLFGDWREEVIWRTADNSALRIYTATTLSTNRFYTLMHDPQYRCAIAWQNTGYNQPPHPGFFLGAGMSPAPRAPISQAQLAWRGNAAGNVWDEMTANWRTNGVWSTNNPPVAFAGESVLFDIGGSNQTPVTLSTVVEPAHVTVYSPTDYIFTGAGSISGMGGLLKAGQGRLTVANQNSFTGPTVVSGGALIVNGAFSGSAVTVERRGTPEGFATIGGAGIFGNGLTVQAGCTLIVGPGTNGAGVLTVSNQLTLAGATNHFELSSTLQGANDRVDVVGNLTLTGTNLIVVRLPDGFLQGGVYPLISYTGAISGGLNNLALSGNFIQDVVLTNLPGQIALLAIVPNAPPPAPFQLQAFALNASQITLTWRHTGDDINAFLIERSTGNGNAFAQAGTVGGSVTNFTDSGLAANVAYFYRVRGTNLAGFSEYSATASATTSATPPALTWRGDGLQNVWNVIGTANWFDGSTLTVFTDGAHVLFDNSGSNTPALNLTQIVQPASLMFAGTRNYTITGGGRIAGPAALVKTGTSTISLGTTNTFSGGTILSNGTLAIVGNLVGGYTANTFALGSGPVLFRGGRLALYGSGLADNTSSFGSITNRLVIESGQTGTLAAGPRQAIASTVTGSGTLNLNVDYVRGDVGGDWTGFAGSLNVLPTTGTPPSGTMDDFRVSTGAGFPAARVHIASNIFMYSRANAGSVIPIGEFSGAVGAVVNAGSGSGAGAQNSVTWRVGGLNTDAINNARFQGTTALIKEGAGSWTLTSDNTYSGATTVNAGRLLVNGDQSAATNVVTVGVNGSLGGNGIIGGDAVIIGGLRPGAGIGALRFHRNVTFAAGSDAVFEISVSPMTNDSIRVGGNLALNGELTVVNVTPELLAAGDRFPLLQAESFTGEFASFSLPALDDSLKWNTSRLNLDGTLWVLRTASPHLSQVQNVAAGLVIRGSGGTPDWTYHVLTTTNLARPMTEWIRISTNQFDSLGSFSFTNSLSGEEAGRYYQIEVP is encoded by the coding sequence ATGGATCAGCCTTTCCCCATCGCTCGAACTTACCTGCATTTCATCCTGGTTCTCGCGTGTTGCGGCCCGGCGGCCGCACAGCGCCAAATGGAAGCTCTCGATCGCGGACTGATTGCAATCTCCACGGGAGCGAATTCAGTATATGTCGGCTGGAGACTGCTCGGGGACGATCCCGACGCGATCGCATTCAATGTGTATCGGGTCGCGAATGGTCTCACAAACCTGGTGAACACCGGCGGCGCCATTGTGAACTCGTGCAATTTCGTGGATGCATCCGCCAACCTTTCAGTGGCGAACACTTATTTTGTTCGTGCGCTGACCAACGGCGTGATGAGTCCTCCGAGCGCGGGCCATACACTTCCGGCGCAGTCACCGACGCAGCAATACCTGCAGATCCCGCTGTCGATCCCCGCAGGCGGCACTTCACCCGATGGCAGCCAGTACGTTTATCACGCGAACGACGCCAGTGCCGGCGACGTCGATGGGGATGGACAATACGGGATCTTCCTCAAGTGGGATCCGTCGAATTCCAAGGATAACTCGCAAAGCGGGTTCACGGGAAACACGTTGCTTGACTGTTACAGGTTGAACGGGGCGTTGCTCTGGCGGATTGACCTCGGTCCGAACATCCGGGCTGGCGCGCATTACACGCATTTCATGGTCTTTGATTTCGACGGCGACGGCCGCGCGGAACTGATGTGCCGCACAGCGCCGGGAACGCGCGATGGTGCCGGGAACTACGTTGCGGGCGCGGCGAATTGGCAGAATGCGAACGGAGCGCGTCCGCCGTTCAACAACACGGATGATTACCGCTACAGCAATCCGAATGGCTCGGCGAACGGCTATGTTCTTGCAGGGCCGGAATTCCTGACCGTGTTCGAAGGCAGTACGGGGCAGGAGCTGGCGAGCGCCGGCTACTATCCCAAACGCGATCCAGACAACAACAACGACAATCCAACGGCCAGCCGCATCAATGCTGTTTGGGGCGATAGCTATGGCAATCGATTGGACCGATTTCTCGCCGGGGTGGCGTACCTGGATGGCAAGCAGCCGAGCGGGATTTTCTGCCGTGGTTATTACACACGCGCCGTTATTGCCGCGTGGGACTGGCGCGACGGCCGCTTGAGCAGGCGCTGGGTGTTTGACAGCAACACGGGCGGCAGTGGCAATCTCGCGTATCGCGGCCAGGGCGCGCACAGCCTGACCGTGGGCGACGTCGATGGCGACGGGAAGGACGAGATCGTTTATGGCGCGGCGGCAATCGATGACAATGGGCAGGGACTCTATTCGACCGGCCTCGGGCACGGCGATGCATTGCATCTTTCGGATATGAATCCCAATCGTCCAGGACAGGAAATCTGGATGGTCCATGAAGATCCGGGTTCGTATGGACCGTACGGCGGCGACTTCCGCGATGCACGGACGGGAGCCATTTTGTTTGGTGTCAGCGGACAAAACTCGGATGTCGGCCGCGGGATTGCGATGGACATCGATCCGCGACAGCCCGGCTATGAGGCATGGGCATCGCGCGGGGGACTGATGAGTTCGACGGGAGTTCAGATTTCCGGGTCAAGGCCGGGACAGATGAACTTCGCTCTTTGGTGGGATGCCGATCTCACGCGCGAACTGCTGGACGGGACGACAATTTCAAAATGGAACTGGAATTCAAGCTCAACCAGCAGCCAGCTTTCGCCGGGAGGGCTCGCGTCCGTTAACAGCACGAAATCAAATCCGTGCTTGAGCGCCGATCTGTTCGGCGACTGGCGCGAGGAAGTCATCTGGCGCACGGCCGACAATTCCGCGCTGCGCATTTACACCGCAACAACGCTTTCGACGAACCGCTTCTACACGCTGATGCACGACCCGCAATATCGTTGCGCCATTGCGTGGCAGAATACGGGATACAATCAACCGCCGCATCCCGGGTTCTTTCTTGGCGCAGGAATGTCGCCCGCGCCGCGCGCGCCGATTTCGCAGGCGCAGCTCGCATGGCGCGGCAATGCGGCTGGAAACGTGTGGGACGAAATGACGGCGAACTGGCGAACGAACGGGGTTTGGAGCACGAACAATCCGCCGGTTGCATTTGCAGGAGAATCCGTGCTGTTCGATATCGGCGGATCCAATCAAACACCTGTGACGCTGAGCACGGTCGTCGAGCCCGCCCATGTCACTGTGTACTCACCAACCGATTATATCTTCACAGGCGCAGGGTCGATTTCCGGCATGGGAGGACTGCTCAAGGCGGGTCAGGGTCGCCTGACCGTTGCGAATCAAAATTCCTTCACGGGCCCTACAGTTGTCAGCGGAGGCGCCTTGATTGTGAACGGCGCGTTTTCGGGCAGCGCGGTGACCGTTGAACGCAGAGGCACACCCGAAGGATTTGCCACCATCGGCGGCGCGGGCATTTTCGGCAACGGCCTGACCGTCCAGGCGGGTTGCACGTTGATCGTTGGCCCTGGCACCAACGGGGCAGGGGTGCTCACGGTTTCAAATCAACTGACGCTCGCAGGAGCCACCAATCACTTTGAGTTGTCGAGCACGTTGCAGGGTGCCAACGATCGTGTGGACGTCGTGGGAAATCTCACGTTGACGGGCACAAACCTGATTGTGGTGCGATTGCCGGACGGGTTCCTGCAAGGCGGTGTGTATCCTCTGATTTCATATACCGGCGCGATTTCGGGCGGGCTCAACAATCTGGCATTGAGCGGGAATTTCATCCAGGACGTCGTGCTCACCAATCTGCCGGGGCAGATTGCGCTCCTTGCGATCGTCCCCAATGCCCCGCCGCCGGCACCCTTCCAGTTGCAGGCGTTCGCATTGAATGCTTCACAGATTACACTGACCTGGCGTCATACGGGTGACGACATCAACGCGTTCCTGATCGAGCGTTCAACAGGTAATGGCAATGCCTTCGCGCAGGCCGGCACGGTGGGTGGAAGCGTGACCAACTTCACGGATTCCGGGCTGGCTGCGAACGTTGCCTATTTTTACCGGGTGCGTGGGACGAACCTGGCTGGATTCTCCGAATACTCCGCCACTGCCAGCGCAACGACGAGCGCAACGCCGCCCGCGTTGACGTGGCGCGGGGATGGTTTGCAGAACGTTTGGAATGTGATAGGAACGGCGAACTGGTTTGATGGCTCGACCCTCACAGTGTTCACCGATGGCGCGCATGTGCTCTTTGACAACAGCGGCTCGAATACCCCAGCGTTGAACCTGACGCAGATTGTTCAGCCGGCCTCCCTGATGTTCGCCGGCACCCGGAATTACACGATAACGGGCGGTGGGCGAATTGCAGGGCCGGCTGCATTGGTCAAGACGGGCACAAGCACGATTTCCCTGGGCACGACGAATACCTTTTCAGGCGGAACGATCCTGAGCAACGGAACGCTCGCGATCGTCGGAAATCTCGTTGGGGGATACACGGCCAACACCTTCGCGCTCGGATCGGGACCCGTGCTCTTTCGTGGCGGCCGCCTTGCCCTGTACGGTTCAGGGCTGGCGGACAACACGAGCAGCTTCGGATCGATCACCAATCGATTGGTGATTGAATCCGGCCAAACGGGAACGCTCGCTGCCGGTCCGCGGCAGGCCATCGCCAGCACGGTCACAGGCTCAGGAACGCTCAACCTGAATGTGGATTACGTGCGCGGTGACGTCGGCGGCGACTGGACGGGTTTTGCGGGATCGCTCAACGTGTTGCCAACCACTGGCACGCCGCCCAGCGGAACGATGGATGACTTTCGCGTCAGCACGGGCGCTGGTTTTCCCGCCGCGCGTGTGCACATCGCCTCGAACATTTTCATGTATTCACGCGCGAATGCGGGAAGCGTGATTCCGATTGGCGAATTCTCGGGCGCGGTTGGAGCGGTTGTAAATGCCGGTTCGGGCAGCGGAGCCGGTGCGCAAAATTCTGTCACGTGGCGCGTCGGTGGCTTGAACACGGATGCGATCAACAACGCGCGTTTCCAAGGCACAACGGCGCTCATCAAGGAAGGCGCGGGTTCATGGACACTCACCTCCGACAACACCTATTCAGGCGCGACAACGGTCAACGCCGGAAGATTGCTGGTGAATGGCGATCAATCGGCGGCGACGAATGTCGTCACGGTGGGTGTTAATGGCAGCCTCGGGGGGAACGGAATCATTGGCGGCGATGCGGTCATCATTGGCGGATTGCGGCCCGGCGCAGGCATCGGAGCGTTGCGCTTCCATCGCAACGTGACGTTTGCAGCAGGCAGCGACGCGGTGTTTGAAATCAGTGTAAGCCCGATGACGAACGATTCGATCCGGGTCGGCGGAAATCTTGCATTGAACGGAGAATTGACGGTGGTGAATGTGACACCCGAGCTCCTTGCCGCGGGCGACCGGTTTCCCTTGCTGCAGGCTGAATCATTCACGGGTGAATTCGCCAGCTTCAGCCTGCCCGCCCTCGATGACAGCCTGAAATGGAACACATCGCGTCTGAACCTTGATGGGACGCTCTGGGTCTTGCGCACTGCGTCGCCGCACCTTTCGCAGGTTCAAAATGTTGCGGCTGGCCTTGTCATTCGAGGCTCAGGGGGCACACCCGATTGGACGTATCATGTTCTGACCACCACGAACCTTGCGCGGCCCATGACAGAGTGGATCCGCATTTCGACCAACCAATTTGATTCTCTGGGCAGTTTTTCATTCACGAACTCCCTCAGCGGGGAGGAGGCTGGGCGCTACTATCAGATTGAAGTTCCCTGA